The following proteins are encoded in a genomic region of Macrobrachium nipponense isolate FS-2020 chromosome 44, ASM1510439v2, whole genome shotgun sequence:
- the LOC135204271 gene encoding uncharacterized protein LOC135204271 isoform X2: MKHLVVIFASVFVAAECALLQGYNLPTPGSSSGFTHGSGGSIGGSGGSFGGAGGSFGGSGGSFGGSGGSFGGAGGSFGGSGGSFGGSGGSFGGAGGSFGGHGSISCGDGQVAHGGSCVTPQVERNVYVYDVPAQPRPVGPTPNIPAPKVEHNIVFVRLPEGAAGQEPIVVPPPQQKNIVYVLNKATAVGGQKVIQVPAPPKSQPEVYFVNVGDGQNPTLPGGVDLQSALSSAVHQGVGQVIGGTGGSGIGGVSGGSGGVAFDSGFGGGLTGGVSGGVVSGGDSFGSVSVGGGDSFGSVSGGGGDSFGSVSGGGAPSGLYSPP; encoded by the exons ATGAAGCATCTTGTGGTG ATTTTCGCATCTGTGTTTGTGGCAGCAGAATGTGCCTTGCTCCAGGGCTATAACTTGCCCACCCCCGGATCTTCCTCTGGATTTACCCACGGTTCAGGAGGGTCCATCGGAG GTTCAGGAGGGTCATTCGGAGGTGCAGGAGGGTCCTTCGGAGGTTCAGGAGGATCCTTCGGAGGTTCAGGAGGGTCATTCGGAGGTGCAGGAGGATCCTTCGGAGGTTCAGGAGGATCCTTCGGAGGTTCAGGAGGATCCTTCGGAGGTGCAGGAGGGTCCTTCGGAGGACATGGATCCATCTCTTGTGGTGATGGACAGGTCGCCCACGGAGGGAGCTGCGTAACTCCTCAAGTCGAACGCAACGTCTACGTCTATGACGTCCCTGCACAGCCCAGACCCGTCGGCCCTACCCCTAACATCCCAGCACCTAAGGTCGAGCACAACATCGTCTTCGTGCGCCTTCCAGAGGGCGCTGCAGGACAGGAGCCTATTGTGGTTCCTCCACCCCAGCAGAAGAACATCGTCTATGTCCTCAACAAGGCAACTGCAGTCGGTGGACAGAAGGTCATCCAGGTTCCAGCACCACCCAAGAGCCAGCCTGAAGTCTACTTCGTCAACGTCGGCGACGGCCAGAACCCAACTCTTCCAGGAGGGGTTGATCTTCAGAGTGCCCTCAGCAGCGCTGTTCACCAGGGAGTTGGCCAGGTCATTGGAGGTACTGGGGGATCAGGCATTGGTGGCGTCTCCGGAGGATCAGGAGGAGTTGCATTTGACAGCGGATTCGGAGGTGGGCTTACTGGAGGTGTTTCCGGTGGCGTTGTCAGTGGTGGTGACAGCTTCGGCAGCGTCTCTGTCGGTGGTGGTGACAGCTTCGGCAGCGTCTCTGGAGGTGGTGGTGACAGCTTCGGCAGCGTCTCTGGAGGTGGTGCCCCAAGTGGCCTGTACTCCCCTCCTTAA
- the LOC135204271 gene encoding uncharacterized protein LOC135204271 isoform X1: MKHLVVIFASVFVAAECALLQGYNLPTPGSSSGFTHGSGGSFGGSGGSIGGSGGSFGGAGGSFGGSGGSFGGSGGSFGGAGGSFGGSGGSFGGSGGSFGGAGGSFGGHGSISCGDGQVAHGGSCVTPQVERNVYVYDVPAQPRPVGPTPNIPAPKVEHNIVFVRLPEGAAGQEPIVVPPPQQKNIVYVLNKATAVGGQKVIQVPAPPKSQPEVYFVNVGDGQNPTLPGGVDLQSALSSAVHQGVGQVIGGTGGSGIGGVSGGSGGVAFDSGFGGGLTGGVSGGVVSGGDSFGSVSVGGGDSFGSVSGGGGDSFGSVSGGGAPSGLYSPP; encoded by the exons ATGAAGCATCTTGTGGTG ATTTTCGCATCTGTGTTTGTGGCAGCAGAATGTGCCTTGCTCCAGGGCTATAACTTGCCCACCCCCGGATCTTCCTCTGGA TTTACCCACGGTTCAGGAGGGTCCTTCGGTGGTTCAGGAGGGTCCATCGGAGGTTCAGGAGGGTCATTCGGAGGTGCAGGAGGGTCCTTCGGAGGTTCAGGAGGATCCTTCGGAGGTTCAGGAGGGTCATTCGGAGGTGCAGGAGGATCCTTCGGAGGTTCAGGAGGATCCTTCGGAGGTTCAGGAGGATCCTTCGGAGGTGCAGGAGGGTCCTTCGGAGGACATGGATCCATCTCTTGTGGTGATGGACAGGTCGCCCACGGAGGGAGCTGCGTAACTCCTCAAGTCGAACGCAACGTCTACGTCTATGACGTCCCTGCACAGCCCAGACCCGTCGGCCCTACCCCTAACATCCCAGCACCTAAGGTCGAGCACAACATCGTCTTCGTGCGCCTTCCAGAGGGCGCTGCAGGACAGGAGCCTATTGTGGTTCCTCCACCCCAGCAGAAGAACATCGTCTATGTCCTCAACAAGGCAACTGCAGTCGGTGGACAGAAGGTCATCCAGGTTCCAGCACCACCCAAGAGCCAGCCTGAAGTCTACTTCGTCAACGTCGGCGACGGCCAGAACCCAACTCTTCCAGGAGGGGTTGATCTTCAGAGTGCCCTCAGCAGCGCTGTTCACCAGGGAGTTGGCCAGGTCATTGGAGGTACTGGGGGATCAGGCATTGGTGGCGTCTCCGGAGGATCAGGAGGAGTTGCATTTGACAGCGGATTCGGAGGTGGGCTTACTGGAGGTGTTTCCGGTGGCGTTGTCAGTGGTGGTGACAGCTTCGGCAGCGTCTCTGTCGGTGGTGGTGACAGCTTCGGCAGCGTCTCTGGAGGTGGTGGTGACAGCTTCGGCAGCGTCTCTGGAGGTGGTGCCCCAAGTGGCCTGTACTCCCCTCCTTAA
- the LOC135204271 gene encoding uncharacterized protein LOC135204271 isoform X3 — translation MKHLVVIFASVFVAAECALLQGYNLPTPGSSSGFTHGSGGSIGGAGGSFGGSGGSFGGSGGSFGGAGGSFGGSGGSFGGSGGSFGGAGGSFGGHGSISCGDGQVAHGGSCVTPQVERNVYVYDVPAQPRPVGPTPNIPAPKVEHNIVFVRLPEGAAGQEPIVVPPPQQKNIVYVLNKATAVGGQKVIQVPAPPKSQPEVYFVNVGDGQNPTLPGGVDLQSALSSAVHQGVGQVIGGTGGSGIGGVSGGSGGVAFDSGFGGGLTGGVSGGVVSGGDSFGSVSVGGGDSFGSVSGGGGDSFGSVSGGGAPSGLYSPP, via the exons ATGAAGCATCTTGTGGTG ATTTTCGCATCTGTGTTTGTGGCAGCAGAATGTGCCTTGCTCCAGGGCTATAACTTGCCCACCCCCGGATCTTCCTCTGGATTTACCCACGGTTCAGGAGGGTCCATCGGAG GTGCAGGAGGGTCCTTCGGAGGTTCAGGAGGATCCTTCGGAGGTTCAGGAGGGTCATTCGGAGGTGCAGGAGGATCCTTCGGAGGTTCAGGAGGATCCTTCGGAGGTTCAGGAGGATCCTTCGGAGGTGCAGGAGGGTCCTTCGGAGGACATGGATCCATCTCTTGTGGTGATGGACAGGTCGCCCACGGAGGGAGCTGCGTAACTCCTCAAGTCGAACGCAACGTCTACGTCTATGACGTCCCTGCACAGCCCAGACCCGTCGGCCCTACCCCTAACATCCCAGCACCTAAGGTCGAGCACAACATCGTCTTCGTGCGCCTTCCAGAGGGCGCTGCAGGACAGGAGCCTATTGTGGTTCCTCCACCCCAGCAGAAGAACATCGTCTATGTCCTCAACAAGGCAACTGCAGTCGGTGGACAGAAGGTCATCCAGGTTCCAGCACCACCCAAGAGCCAGCCTGAAGTCTACTTCGTCAACGTCGGCGACGGCCAGAACCCAACTCTTCCAGGAGGGGTTGATCTTCAGAGTGCCCTCAGCAGCGCTGTTCACCAGGGAGTTGGCCAGGTCATTGGAGGTACTGGGGGATCAGGCATTGGTGGCGTCTCCGGAGGATCAGGAGGAGTTGCATTTGACAGCGGATTCGGAGGTGGGCTTACTGGAGGTGTTTCCGGTGGCGTTGTCAGTGGTGGTGACAGCTTCGGCAGCGTCTCTGTCGGTGGTGGTGACAGCTTCGGCAGCGTCTCTGGAGGTGGTGGTGACAGCTTCGGCAGCGTCTCTGGAGGTGGTGCCCCAAGTGGCCTGTACTCCCCTCCTTAA